A part of Sander vitreus isolate 19-12246 chromosome 8, sanVit1, whole genome shotgun sequence genomic DNA contains:
- the pus7 gene encoding pseudouridylate synthase 7 homolog, producing the protein MAESEPVPVPVQLGEKRGCPEDEEEDTPSKKPKVESDHENEGPPHQDEEEEPEGETNDGEEDGETFADMMKYGLTELDVGILKYVSDHEGFSGILKERYSDFVVHEINKEGKILHLDDLSIPAEAEEVPEAQSQPEESDVLTEEQKKQLGELQHFKNKEDNVSIEVMDDTKEKRTLVHKAIKTQFAGLETKTEEKEGRKFIVAYHAAGKKALAAPRKHFWPKNRGSFCHFVLYKENKDTMDAINVLSKFLRLRPNMFSYMGTKDKRAITVQEIAVLKITAERLAHLNKCLMNLKLGNFCYKNHPLKLGELQGNHFTVVIRNISGTDEQVAQAMTSLRQTGFINYYGMQRFGTTAVPTQQVGRAILKDNWKEVVDLILKPRPGAEKEFLVRCREEWAKTQDPEAALKKLPNKRCVEGQLLRGLSMYGKKNIVTAFGLIPRNNRLMYIHSYQSVVWNTMVSRRIEAFGLKAVEGDLVLKGTTAHVLSAEEAESRSIHDIVMPLPGFDVIYPSHHVGKGYRELLSADGLDIDNMRHKVKDYSLAGAYRRIIIRPSDVSWEVIKYDDPRISLVHSDFEKLENKPAPVFNKEGKYRALRMEFSLPPSTYATMAIREVLKLDTSIKKQTQLNTTWFN; encoded by the exons ATGGCTGAGTCTGAGCCTGTGCCTGTCCCTGTCCAGTTGGGAGAAAAGAGAGGCTGtccagaggatgaagaggaagacaCGCCGTCAAAGAAACCCAAAGTTGAGAGCGATCACGAGAATGAAGGCCCTCCCCACcaagatgaggaggaagagccAGAGGGCGAAACAAATGATGGAGAGGAGGATGGTGAGACCTTTGCTGATATGATGAAGTATGGCCTCACTGAATTGGATGTGGGCATCCTGAAGTATGTCAGTGATCACGAGGGCTTCTCAGGAATCCTGAAGGAAAG ATATTCTGATTTTGTGGTGCATGAAATCAACAAAGAAGGCAAGATCTTGCATTTAGATGACCTCTCTATCCCTGCAGAGGCAGAG GAAGTCCCAGAGGCTCAGTCGCAGCCAGAGGAATCTGACGTGCTGACTGAAGAGCAGAAAAAGCAGCTTGGGGAGCTGCAGCACTTTAAGAATAAAGAGGACAATGTCTCTATTGAG GTGATGGATGATACTAAAGAGAAGCGGACGCTGGTCCACAAAGCCATCAAGACTCAGTTTGCTGGTctggagacaaagacagaagagaAGGAAGGCCGCAAGTTCATAGTGGCCTACCATGCTGCTGGGAAGAAAGCTCTAGCTG CTCCAAGGAAACACTTCTGGCCCAAAAACCGGGGCAGTTTCTGCCACTTTGTCCTGTACAAGGAGAACAAGGACACCATGGACGCTATCAATGTGCTATCAAAGTTCCTCAG GCTTAGACCCAACATGTTTTCCTACATGGGAACCAAGGACAAGAGAGCCATCACTGTGCAGGAGATTGCAGTGCTCAA GATCACAGCAGAGAGGTTGGCTCATCTCAACAAGTGCCTCATGAACCTCAAGCTGGGAAACTTTTGCTACAAAAACCACCCTCTTAAACTGGGAGAGCTGCAGGGAAACCACTTTACTGTGGTCATCAG GAACATCTCAGGGACCGATGAGCAGGTCGCTCAGGCCATGACATCCCTCAGGCAGACAGGCTTCATCAACTACTATGGCATGCAGCGCTTTGGCACCACAGCTGTGCCTACACAACAAGTTGGCAG GGCTATCTTGAAAGATAACTGGAAAGAGGTGGTGGATTTGATTCTGAAGCCTCGTCCTGGAG CGGAGAAAGAGTTCCTGGTCCGCTGCAGGGAGGAGTGGGCAAAGACTCAGGATCCAGAGGCAGCCCTGAAAAAGCTGCCCAACAAGCGCTGTGTGGAGGGGCAGCTGCTGCGGGGCCTGTCTATGTATGGCAAGAAGAACATCGTCACTGCTTTTGGACTG ATCCCTCGTAACAACCGTCTGATGTACATCCACAGCTACCAGAGTGTGGTGTGGAACACCATGGTGAGCCGGAGAATCGAGGCCTTCGGTCTGAAGGCTGTGGAGGGGGACCTGGTGCTCAAAGGAA CCACAGCACACGTGCTGTCTGCAGAGGAGGCCGAGAGTCGCTCCATCCACGACATCGTAATGCCACTTCCTGGGTTTGATGTCATCTACCCCTCTCATCATG TGGGTAAAGGTTACAGAGAGCTGCTCTCTGCAGACGGGTTGGACATCGACAACATGAGACACAAAGTGAAGGACTACTCTCTGGCTGGAGCGTACAGACGCATCATTATCAGACCCAGTGATGTCAGCTG GGAGGTGATTAAGTATGATGACCCCAGGATCTCCCTGGTGCATAGTGATTTTGAGAAACTGGAGAACAAACCTGCTCCTGTCTTCAACAAAG